From a single Bufo bufo chromosome 9, aBufBuf1.1, whole genome shotgun sequence genomic region:
- the CDKN2C gene encoding cyclin-dependent kinase 4 inhibitor C, whose translation MAGHLVMEPVEGGWMEKVRKGDMSGWRRNLAAYGWRSRQKERERILQRKARARREGIGQMRGSACEEKGHLVMEPVEGDWVQKVRKGERSGCRRNPAGDPDRRKGRGYCRGGLEQGERGGCRNICSSRVPGGGPCFTSIYYDPPISSEPRLSACSCHALITLCPGPQPSMAEPLADLMSTAAARGDLEQLEDLLQRTTNVDAPNRFGRTALQVMRLGCPAIASLLLRRGADPNLQDRSGFSVLHDTARAGFLDTLQILLDFQADVNLKDHDGNIALHLAAMEGHLPMVQYLVLQTDTRVTQRNMNGDTPCDLARMYKREHVVLWLQSNARGQTGDGQ comes from the exons ATGGCTGGACATCTTGTGATGGAGCCAGTGGAAGGAGGCTGGATGGAGAAGGTTAGGAAAGGAGACATGTCTGGATGGAGGAGGAATCTTGCAGCATATGGCTGGAGATCCAGACAGAAGGAAAGGGAGAGGATATTGCAGAGGAAGGCTAGAGCAAGGAGAGAGGGAATAGGGCAGATGAGAGGTAGTGCATGTGAAGAGAAGGGGCATCTTGTGATGGAGCCAGTGGAAGGAGACTGGGTGCAGAAGGTTAGGAAAGGAGAGAGGTCTGGATGCAGAAGGAATCCTGCTGGAGATCCAGACAGAAGGAAAGGGAGAGGATATTGCAGAGGAGGGCTCGAGCaaggagagaggggaggctgcagaaATATCTGCTCATCACGTGTGCCCGGGGGCGGGCCCTGTTTTACTAGTATTTACTACGATCCCCCTATTAGCTCAGAGCCCAGGCTGTCAGCCTGTTCATGCCATGCACTAATCACCCTCTGCCCAGGACCCCAGCCCAGCATGGCAGAGCCACTTGCGGACCTGATGTCAACAGCCGCTGCCAGGGGGGACCTGGAGCAACTAGAGGACCTGCTGCAGAGGACGACCAATGTGGATGCACCTAACAGATTCGGCAGgacagccttacag GTGATGAGGCTTGGTTGCCCGGCCATTGCCAGCCTCCTGCTGAGAAGAGGCGCCGACCCCAACCTCCAGGACCGCAGCGGCTTCTCTGTCCTCCATGACACTGCCAGGGCCGGCTTCCTGGACACTCTGCAGATTCTTCTGGACTTCCAGGCTGATGTCAACCTGAAGGACCACGACGGCAACATAGCCTTGCACCTGGCAGCCATGGAGGGTCACCTGCCCATGGTGCAGTACCTGGTCCTGCAAACTGACACCCGGGTGACCCAGAGGAACATGAATGGGGACACTCCCTGTGACCTGGCTAGGATGTACAAGAGGGAGCACGTGGTGCTGTGGCTACAGAGCAATGCCAGGGGCCAAACAGGAGATGGGCAGTGA